TATACACTACCCCTCTGGTCCAACATACATGACTGTCTCCCTAGAAGATGGAAGACAGACTTGGGGTGTAACGCCCCTCATACACACATTCCTAGGCCTGGGAACATCAGACTCATGTTTTattaggagggagggagggatggaaagaagagggagatCCCCTTGCCCTCACTCTCCCCGACACAGTGCAAAGTCCCCAAGCCTCTGCCCttcgaggggaggggaggggaagtgggtgagcaGAAAGCCTTAGTTCTAGCAGCAAGCCAAGAAAAAGGTGGAGAAGGTTTGCGTCTTCCTCATCGAGGAGGCTCATGGACCCAATCcacctctgccccttgccctctGGCAGGCTCAGACGTCAACAGGCTCCCGGCCTCGGTTCTGCCTCTTCACCACAAATACCCTCTGTCCTGACACGGTCACCAGCAGCGTGTGTTCTCCAAAGACCACTGGAGAGGAGACACACCTTCCCCCAcccaggagagggaagggagcacAGAGTTAGTGGGGTACAACGGCCTCTACTGGGTCACATCAACTGGTGGGATCAAAAGCCAAAGGCATTTTTGATAGTTGAAGGCTCAAAGATTTGAAGATAGGAGGGCTCCATTatgtctccttccttctcttggtTTCTCACAGTTATGATGCAGGGATGAATCCCACCCAAAGGGAAGAAAGTAGCCAGAACCAGGGACCCCAGGGGGAGATGGTGGGAGGTTGGCAGGAGAcaggtgtttttttccccctgagaagAGAAGCCTCTGGGatcaacccccaccccctcccaccaccaccaccaggggcaggggctgaggcTCACCGGACAGGCGCTTGAAGGGTATATTCGTGCTGTGGTGCAGCCGGAAACCACAGGCTGTGCTGACCAGCTCAGAGATGGCACTGGCTGCCTGCTCGTCATTCTCTAGATCCCCAGATGACTGcatgcagagggaggaggagggatggcaGAAATTAGGGAACAGAACTGGGAAAGAATTCCAAGAACAGTCACTTTGGCTCTAGTGTTTGTAACCTCTCCCTCTCAACTTCCTAGTACCCCTAAGGTCACCCCccatttttggaaaaacaaacccaaaactttCCTATGATATTGTTGCTCCTATTGAGGCCATCTTGTTTCTCATCCTTACAATATGGGGCTTCCCCCTGTGAGCAGTGactctcattcatttctttactGACCATTCTTTCCTAATCCCTGAAACTTGATTTCTTCCCTTGTCCCCACTTCTTAATAAAACCATTCTCAAACATCTGTGCTCATCCACCACTGACTAGTTCAagtctccctcttttcctcagTCTTTCTATTTGTTGCCCTATCTGCAGAATCTGAAACATAACTGAACATACTTTTTGTCCTTGAGCCCCTCCCTACTACCTAGCCCTTGGGTAATGATATGACTGTGACCTAGGCTTCCTCTTTTCTGGTAACTGTCTCAATTTCCTCTCCCAACCTCTTCAACATGGACCTCCCAACTAAGGAAGTGCCCTTTGTTCTCTTAGACATTCCacacttcagttttctcatctgtaaattgggacaAGTTCCTATCCATGGGCTTATTGAAGATTACATTGAGATATTGGCGAGATGCTTAGTTCCTAGCAATGTACTCTAACTGCTCTCATTCTATATCAAAATATCTAAAGTCAAGTCATCAAAATTCCCCTTTATCTCACCCCCTCCAAAATCAActtcctttcttaatttcctctttgttAAGATACCATCAGTCTAGGCTTGGGCTCAGTCTTACTACATGAAGAAGTATCTCTTCTGTTACCTATCTCTAGTCATTACCAATATATATtgattcttcctttaaaattccttctctccttgctccttCTCACTGCTGCCAGACATGTCTCAGACCTAGATTTTCACAGCAGGCCCCCTACTTCTGAATCCCACCCCTCCCAGCTTATCTTCACACCTAATAGAAGAATCTTGCTCAACTATTTCCTTAACCTACATTTCTATTCGAACCCCTTCAAAGCTCCTATTCCCCTCACGATTAACCCAGTCTTGACACCAACCCAGTCTTGAAAGTCCTCCACAATGGAATCTTTTATTCCAAATCTCTTCAACACAAAGCCACCACTCCAACCCTGAgtactctctttttctgttcACTATGTATCCTTTAAGCCCAGCTGAATTCTTACCTCCTCTAAGAAAGTCTCCTTGTCATAATGTATAACACATGGGttgaatctttcatttttctggtcTCCTTCACTAGTCTTTACCACTTGCATTACTTTCAACTTGTAACCTTAAGCCATGCTCTCCAGCTCCATTGAAACTTCCAGAGAGCTTAACACTATATTGCACCatggaacaaaatacaaaacctCTTACATAAATACTAACTAAAGACAATTCGAGAAAACTTGGATAATATATATCAGTTATCAACAAAAGACTATTTGTCTGACTTTGGTAAAGTCAGTAAACCTCTTTCACTCTGAAGTACCAGACTACGATTCCAGAGATTTATTTGATTGGTTACTGAAAGCTTACTACACGCCCAGCATGATAGCTAAGACTGAGACTAGAGACAACTTAGGCTAAACTGGGCTATGGTAAAAGGGATCACGGGGCCTTGTGTCCATGGGGGACCCCCTCCCTTGCCCAGAACGCACCGCCAGCACTGCGCCTTCACTCAGCACCAGGTAGCCAAGCTGGTCTGGGATTCGCTCCAGCCCCTGGGTCAGTGCAGAAGTCTAGAGGGTAAAGATGCAATTAGAGAAGCATACCAGGATGGCCCTAGATGCCCTTCACTTCCAAACCCAAGGCTTTTTGACAACTtccctaccccccgcccccgccccgcccgaaCCTTCTCTTTCCCCAACCAGGGCCCTTCCAGACCCTCTAGCCTCTACAAAGCCTTCAACACTGATCTTAGGCTTCCCATCTTCCTCACCCTCTGACCCTGGGCTCTCTTGGCCTCTGTAGATCCGctgttcccttcccccaccctgccccatctCCAATTCCCCTGGTGGCCCGTCCCACCCCCGCAGACTACTCCCCAGCGCCCATACACCCTCGCACAGGTCCCTCCTCAGCCCTCTACGTCGCCTCCCCTCCCATCtcgattctctctgcctctcggGTGGACAGGAGGTAAGGGCGGAGTGTAGGCCCAAGTAGGGGTAACCAAAGAGATTGGGGAACAGACATACAGAACCCCTAGCGCGTACTCCCGCGCATGCGTCCTCACTCACCATCGCAGCCTTAGGTGCTGGGGGCGCTCCCTGTCAGATAGGTAGCTTCCGGCTCCAGACCCAGGTCACGTGCTTCCACAAGGCGGTTCCCTCTACCCTGGCGCTCCGGAAGTTAAGCCCCGCCCCCCAAAGTGCGGATTGGAACATGGCTACATCATCAGCCTTAATCTGCCAATGCGAAGCGCCGCTTCCCGTAGACGCAAGCGGATTGGTCTCAGGCCCTCCTTCACAGCCATCTCCCAGCCCCTAAGCCCCGAGCTCGGGGAGGGGGCGTGTCGGCGGAGGGAAGggcctggaggggcggggccggagggaggggggggccggagggagggggggggactGAGGGTGTGCGCCTGCGCGCAGAGGGGCGAGCGTTTCTCCTTTGGCCGCGCTGCTCCTCAGTGTGACCACGAGcgagaaaataaagtgaaatgacGTGAAATGCGCGAGAAGAGCTATTCAAATGCTACTCATATCCCTATTCTAGGCAACTATCTCTTTAGGACAGGGATTTGTTCCCAAAGCTGCTTTCCCTCCCGAGATTCTGTAAGGAGCGGTGTGACGGTGAGTGAGttccccgcctcctcccctcaGGCTAGGCAGCCGCGGAGCTAAATATTCTCTGCcaggaaaaattagaaacaggactctgaagtcatttttttaaatacccgAGTGTCATCTCGGAAACTTGTTTTAAGTAGTTTCTAGGCCCGCGCTACCAAAGTGACAGAAAGTGTTGGTGAGGTAGAACGAAGGCTGGTTCTCGAAATAGTAAACACCTCGTTTGGCGAAGGTGTAGAGAAATTGGCGCCCGCCTGCCTCGCTAATGGGGCTGTGAAATGGTGCCGCTGCTGTGGAAAACCCATCAGCGGTTCCTGGAAAAGTTCAGTCCAGAGTTAGCTCCACTCCTAGATGGACTCCTGAGAGAATTGGAAACATGTCTATGCAAAAAACGCTTGCACGTTTtttatgttcatagcagcattagtcCTAAGAGCCGGGAGatggaaaccacccaaatatcCATAAACTCAACAACAGAGAAATAAAGCCTAATATAGCCATACAATGGCCTTTCATCCAGCTGtaaaaagaggaatgaagtattgataagTCCTACAAGGTGGATAAACCTCGAAAACATTACTAACTGAAAGCAGTCAGATACACAAGGCCACACAGAGtatgattctatttctgtgaaatgtcCAACCCAGTCAAATCCATAGAAACGGGAAGCAGGTCTCTGGTTAAGAGAGGCTAAGCCCTGCTCACAGGCACACTAGCTAGCAAGTGCAAGAGCCAAATTCCAGTTTAAGTTTGCTGACACTGAGTTTGATGCTTTTTCCCATTGCTCCATCGGCCAACtacatttattattactatttaagtTACTACTTAATATTATCTcaaaaattccctttttttttaattttacttgatACAGAGGAGCCCTTTGCAGGACAATGCTCATTAGCCATCatcagaattgttttgtttttacaaatcgTACTACTCTTGTAGAGAGCACAGTTTCTCCTTCTTTCATTCAACcagtatttgttgagtacctTCTGTGTACCAGACACTCTTCTTGGAATTGGAGTCagatattatctatctatctgtttCAAAACGATAAAGATCAagggaatgatttttaaaaattagagtaatGGCCACTTCTGAAATTGGGTCAGGGATGGGATAGAAAGAGATACAAAGGGTTTCAAAGTGTTGATAATTGCTGTAGTCTGAATACTTGTGTGCCCCCACccctaaattcatatattgacTCTGATCCCTATTTTGATGATATTTGGAGGTTGGGACTTTGGGAAACTACACACTCCCTTATTTTTCCCCAACCTGATCCCTCCCAACATACACACTTTGTTCCAATGGGGTTAAGGAGCTCATATCTCTAGTGTAGCACTGACTATACTTTACTACTACTCGTTGCCAGCCTAGCTTACTTAGAAGCTGAGCAACACGGGGTCAGGGCTGTGATGTTTTCAACACTTTATTCCCAAAGAATATGACTACTACCCCACAGTCTTCAAAAAGTGCTGGTTGAATCAAATGTCAGGCTTAAGAGCCAGGAAAGGCAGAGTGAAGGTTGGGAAGTCTTTTGATGGGTATATGTAATTTAGACTGATGTTTGACCAAACCACTGGATCctatagcctagccaagttgacacaaaaCCCAAATAGGGTGGGTGCCCCTTTGCTGTGACAGTCTCTGTGGCAGCATTCATACCTGGGCCTGAGTTGTGGGTAATCCTTTCCCACTTGCTTTCTCCTGCCTCCACGCCGGAGTATTATGGGATAACTGAGCAAAGGGGAAGGAATGCGCTTTGTAAGTGCATATCTTAGGGGAAGCATTTGTGAGccagaaggggaggaggcatTTGAGTGTCTCGGGCCTGGCAGTCTGTGATTGCTGGGAGCCCATATAATGTTGGAGAGTCCACTTCCTTGGTTTTCTGTGGCCAAGAGGCAACAAAGCCCTTCTAACACATGCAGGCTCTCTCAAAGCTCAGGCCACTCCATTTCTCAGATTTAGTGATATGTGAAAAACCAAAGAGAAGCAAAATCAGGGTTCCAAAATTGTGGCATGATTGAAATGGTTACATTTAACAAATGGATGCTTTTAACACAGAGATATTACAAAGCTTTATGGTTTTGACAGTCCTGCAATAATTATCAGGTTTACAAAGCTAATCTGTGAGGCAGAATGCTGTAATGAGACACCAGTTAAGTTGTAATCTGtaagtctctttcttttcttgtgggcATGTCTCTGGCTGAATATATAACCAACTCCCTTTGGAAGGAATGTTCAAAACCTACATTTGAGGCTTTTGTGAATGTGAAGCCCAAGCAAAAAGTCCCTCTCCATCTGGGCTAGGCTCCAGATACAGCTTTAACATACCTcaatttctggttatttttatgaCCTTAAGGAGGGGGTCCCAGACAGAATTAATAATGTGGTCATGAGTCACATCCTCAGCCCTGGCCTTATACTTTTTTTCCAGTTATAGATTCATACTCAacagaatttatatttatgtctAGGATTTAAGTTTTTCCTCTAGGGCTGGAAAggattaattcattcattattgaAAGCTACTATGCTataccagacactgttctagagGTTGTGGGTAGAACAAAGATCTctaccctcatggagcttatactCTAGTggatggagacagaaaaaaagcaatacatagaataagaaatttaaatagtGTGTTAGAAGATGATGAGTggtatgggaaaaaaatcatcagagTAAATGGGGGCCAGAGTGAAGGTAAGAGAGAACATGCTGCAGAGTTAAATAGGGTGGTCATAGTCAATGGTAGGTCTCTCTGAGATGTTGAGAAGACTCAAGCAAAGActggaaggaggtgagggagtcAACCTGGAGAAACCTGAGAGTGAATATCCATGGAGGTAACTTTCGTGAaggttcagtgtgtgtgtgtgtgtgtgtgtgtgtgtatgtgtatgaatgtGCATGACTGATATATATGAGAATCAGCAAAGAAGCCAATATGGTTGAAACTGATCAAGGAGAGAGTATTAGGAGAGAAGCGCAAGGTGATAATGGGGGCCAGATCATGTACAGCTGTGTAGGAATTTGATTTTTCCTCTTAGTTGTCaactttttttggttgttttttgtttgtttgtttgtttgtttggtttggttttgtttttgccccTTAGGagactttttagattttattttcctaactaCTACTATCTCATAAAATGTTAATACCATAGATATAACTTACATTTGTCTATGTACTGTGGCCCTCCAAACAGCCACAAACCATTGTAatatccaagattttttttaaccctgaCCCCTAAGAAACAACTTTCCATCCCCCTGGAAATGATATTATTCCTGTTGAGAATGCATgctcatgctgagtgaaatagagAGTCACCAAGGAGTTTAAACAGAGGAATGGTATGATCTCactattaaaaggatcattctggcTACTATGTTGAGAAGAGATTATAGGAAGAGAAGAGTGGATGCAAGAAGACCAATTAGGTAAGAGATTATAGTGACATAGAGCAGGATGGTAGTAATGGAGGTATTGAGATGTAGtcagattataaatattttgacagTAACACCAATAGCATTTCCGGATGCATTGAATGTAggatatggggaaaaaaacaaagcaataagaatgatttttggttttggccCAAGCCACTGGAGGGATGGTATTATCATCAACTTAGATGGGAAAAGCTAAGGATAGAGTAGCTTATTTAGAGGACAGTCAGTGGTGGTGGaattagaattcatttttgcCCATATCTATCTGCTATGTATCAAAGTGGAGATTTTGAACAGACAGATATGAGTCTGGAATTCAGGAAGGAATTCTGtgctagaaatataaatttggaagGTGCTGATAGATAGATGCCCTTGAAGCCATGAAACTGGATGAGCTCAACAAGGGAGTGAGTgtacagagaaaagagaatgatcCCTGGGCCATGTCAGCGCCAAGAGGTTGTGAGAAGAGGAGAAATCAGCAAAGGTGTCTAAGAAGGAACAATTGGTGAGATCAGAGGAAACCAGGAAAGTGAAATGTCCTGGAAAACAAGTGAAGAGTATGTATCAGGAAGGAGAGAGTGACCAGCTGGTGTAGACACTGCTAATAGGTGCTGAGAACCATCAGTAGATGATTGATTCTTGGCTTATGTGCTACAAAGATCATTGATAATTTCAAGAAGGACAGTTTCAGCCAAGTCTGATTATAACAAGATTAAGAGAGAATGGGAGTGGAGAAATCAATGGCATTGAGTATAGGAATGACTTTTTAGAGTTTtactcttttaaagtttttttaaagagttttactGCAGCAGGATCAAAGAAGTGGGGCAATAGCTGGTAGAAGAGCTGGATACATCAGTGATCAGGACAGATGTCAGGGATCGGTGGGGTCAAGGGAGGGTTttgttaaaatgagaataaaagcatAGCTGTACATTGAAGGAAATAACtcagaaaagagggagaaaatggggATGTAAGAGAGAGCAAGGAGAATTTCTGGTGCGATAGCCTTGTGAAGGTGAGGAAGGGTGGGGTCTAGTGAAGGATTGTCTTTAGATACAAATACAAACGGTTCATCCATGGCAACTAATGGGCAGGACGATTATATGGACACAGATGCTGATAGCTGGGTAGAAATGGGAGTGGGGAAGTCtgtgaaatttttttgaaagtggGAACCATAATCACTgcctgagagagaggaggagatgaCATCTGGAATTTGAGGACAGAGGCCCAGGTGTGAAATGGTCAGTCCTGAATGAGTAACTGAGGGAGGGTGGATGACAATATCTGGTGGAAAGCAGCTCACAGAAGTGAAAAGCTGTAGTGTTGAAAGGTTCATCTACCTGGATTTTGAAATTGCTGTTAGGATGACTAGGGAATTAGAGTGACACTGAGCCAGAAGCTGACATTGTTTAGAAATGAGGGGGAAGGACATGTCAGCTGGCAGATAGTAGGATCTGAAAGGCCCTGAGCAATTATTAGTTTCAGTCCCATTCCTGGTCAAGAAAGTGGAGCTGGGAGTGCAGCAGGTGAGGGTGAGCAAATGTGGCCTCAGAGGAATGGCACACTGAGCCAGGAAGCCAAGGCCCAGAGGCAGCCAGTCAGCAACAAGTGACAAAGCTGATTGAGAGCCAGAGTAAGGAGGGGCTCTTCTGCTTTCATTAGAGGGTGAGTGTGTACTGGTTGAGGCAGGCATTTGTATTTAAAAGATCTTGAtgtggcagccctggtggctcagcggtttagcaccaccttcatcccaaggcatgatcctagagacctgggttcgagttccatgtcaggctccctgcatggagcctgcttctccctctgcctgtgtctctgcctctctctctctctctctctcataaataaaaaaaatctataataaaaaataaataaataaataaataaataaataaataaataaataaataaaaaataaaagatcttgaTGGTAAGATGGAGATGTGTATTCCCAGAGCTGTTAGTGCACATGATCCCATAAGACCTGAATGGCTCAGAGTCCAGTTCGCACCATTGTGGACTTGTTATTTAACATGTTCTTGGTTTATGGAGTAATAGCCTTGTATTACttgtatttgaaaatatcaattcATCTTTATCCTTTATGCAGCCCCAGAAGGCTCAGCTCAGGGCTGTTAATAGAATTTAGCCCTTGCCTTGCAAAACAAGATCTTGTTCATAAACTGGGgccatattttctcaaaatttggcaaaacaaaatcaaatagaaTTCAGGTCCACAAAACCAATATCATCTTTCCCAGCTAGCCCTCTATCTCCTtcatccccacctccctttccataaAACCACCCACAAGAGGTAAGGGAGCCAAATTTGGTGACCCTTtgctctcttcaaataaataaccACGTAGCCAAGAAAACGAAGAAGAAAGGCCTGGGCAAATCTTGGCAGATACAGTGAAGAGAGCGAAGGTGGGAGACTGGGAAGAGGCTAAGATGGGGATGGGATGGTAATGTGAATCCAGAGGGGTGTGTGCTAGTACACGGGGGTCCAGTGAAGTTCCAAATCATCTCAGAGACAGAGGGAGTTGGGCCCATCAAGGAGATCTTTCCTTGGTTGGACCGGGAAGAGAGTCGTTTCTGATTTTGGCTTTTCCCTCAAAAAGCCCTcccaaggggtgcctgggaggctcactcagttaagcagctgcttttggctcaggttgtgatcccagggtcttgggatctgaaggaagcctgtttcttcctctccctctgccactcccctgttcatgtgcatgctctctctctctctctctctcaaataaaaaaataaataaaatcttaaaaaaaaaaaaagtcctcccaAGTTGACTAGATTGTAATGTGAAGATatgacttaattttatttcatgattcTTAACCTTTTTGTCACAATGACCCCCTTTGTTATGGACTGAAAGTTTGTCTACCCcccattcatgtgttgaaatcctaaccccaatATTAATGGTAGTAGGTGGGGCCttaggaggtaattaggtcatgagggtggagccctctgAAGGAGATTAGTGCGCTTGATAAGAAGATACTGGAAAGAACTT
This DNA window, taken from Canis lupus familiaris isolate Mischka breed German Shepherd chromosome 6, alternate assembly UU_Cfam_GSD_1.0, whole genome shotgun sequence, encodes the following:
- the LAMTOR4 gene encoding ragulator complex protein LAMTOR4 isoform X4, whose amino-acid sequence is MTSALTQGLERIPDQLGYLVLSEGAVLASSGDLENDEQAASAISELVSTACGFRLHHSTNIPFKRLSVVFGEHTLLVTVSGQRVFVVKRQNRGREPVDV
- the LAMTOR4 gene encoding ragulator complex protein LAMTOR4 isoform X3, which translates into the protein MTSALTQGLERIPDQLGYLVLSEGAVLASSGDLENDEQAASAISELVSTACGFRLHHSTNIPFKRLSGGGRCVSSPVVFGEHTLLVTVSGQRVFVVKRQNRGREPVDV
- the LAMTOR4 gene encoding ragulator complex protein LAMTOR4 isoform X2, with the protein product MVSEDACAGVRARGSTSALTQGLERIPDQLGYLVLSEGAVLASSGDLENDEQAASAISELVSTACGFRLHHSTNIPFKRLSVVFGEHTLLVTVSGQRVFVVKRQNRGREPVDV
- the LAMTOR4 gene encoding ragulator complex protein LAMTOR4 isoform X1; translated protein: MVSEDACAGVRARGSTSALTQGLERIPDQLGYLVLSEGAVLASSGDLENDEQAASAISELVSTACGFRLHHSTNIPFKRLSGGGRCVSSPVVFGEHTLLVTVSGQRVFVVKRQNRGREPVDV
- the LAMTOR4 gene encoding ragulator complex protein LAMTOR4 isoform X5, whose amino-acid sequence is MVSEDACAGVRARGSTSALTQGLERIPDQLGYLVLSEGAVLASSGDLENDEQAASAISELVSTACGFRLHHSTNIPFKRLSGVSPLQWSLENTRCW